In Temnothorax longispinosus isolate EJ_2023e chromosome 10, Tlon_JGU_v1, whole genome shotgun sequence, a single window of DNA contains:
- the LOC139820892 gene encoding uncharacterized protein has protein sequence MAQNYEGWSEENMAAAIEDLKKGMSQKTAAKTHKIPIGSLKTRIYKAKKEDPSFLKAVPKNKAGRRNTFSEAQEKEFVKHILVLKERLFGITLIDIRKLAFEFAEKNNIPHIFNKKMKRAGSWWLYGLLNRHKHLSQMNFEETSPANAKGLNPGIIIEPKPSKVLTLHGEKQVGSLSSSKKVLVTTEICMNAAGDYMPTMFIFPIKEVSPVSDGSSPDSFAVYHESGSIQQDSFITWFKKFIEFSRPSPEEPVLLLLDGHASHTKSVELIKLAQENNVIILSFPPHCTHQLQPLAVSFIPPLMTYYKQEVQKWQIDHPGRCVTICKVSKLYGKAFSRATERQTAIDGFKKTGIYPLNKNVLADLNAPSKTTEKPMQQKIQGDEARSFKIH, from the exons atggcaCAAAATTATGAGGGCTGGTCTGAGGAAAACATGGCTGCAGCAATCGAAGATCTTAAGAAGGGAATGAGCCAGAAAACGGCTGCTAAAACCCACAAAATTCCTATTGGTTCCCTAAAAACTAGGATATATAAAGCTAAAAAGGAAGATCCGTCTTTTTTAAAAGCTGTCCCGAAAAATAAAGCAGGCAGGCGTAATACTTTCTCAGAGGctcaagaaaaagaatttgtaaAACACATACTGGTTTTAAAAGAAAGGTTATTTGGCATCACTTTAATAGACATACGCAAACTCGCATTTGAATTTGCTGAAAAGAACAACATTCCACATATATTCAACAAGAAAATGAAAAGAGCAGGGAGTTGGTGGCTCTACGGTCTCCTCAACAGGCATAAGCACTTATCGCAAATGAATTTTGAAGAAACTTCTCCTGCAAACGCGAAGGGCTTAAACC CGGGCATTATAATAGAGCCAAAACCATCAAAAGTACTAACTCTGCATGGAGAAAAGCAAGTTGGCTCTTTATCTTCCAGTAAAAAAGTTCTCGTTACTACTGAGATATGTATGAATGCTGCTGGTGATTATATGCCCACAATGTTTATTTTCCCCATAAAAGAAGTAAGCCCTGTGTCGGATGGCTCTTCTCCCGACTCATTTGCTGTTTATCACGAGAGTGGATCGATTCAGCAAGACAGTTTTATTACTTGGTTCAAGAAATTCATTGAGTTTTCTCGCCCCTCACCTGAAGAGCCGGTGCTTTTGCTTCTAGATGGACACGCTTCTCATACCAAAAGTGTGGAGCTTATCAAACTTGCACAAGAAAACAACGTCATCATCTTGTCTTTCCCTCCGCATTGCACACATCAGTTGCAGCCACTTGCCGTATCATTCATACCTCCTTTGATGACATATTATAAACAAGAGGTGCAAAAATGGCAAATTGATCACCCAGGACGATGTGTAACAATATGTAAAGTGTCGAAATTATACGGAAAAGCTTTTTCTAGAGCAACTGAAAGACAAACTGCTATAGACGGTTTTAAAAAAACGGGAATATACCCATTGAATAAAAACGTGTTGGCTGATCTTAATGCTCCATCAAAAACCACTGAAAAACCTATGCAGCAGAAAATCCAAGGTGATGAGGCCCGCTCT TTCAAGATCCACTAA